A single window of Lutzomyia longipalpis isolate SR_M1_2022 chromosome 1, ASM2433408v1 DNA harbors:
- the LOC129797429 gene encoding protein polybromo-1 isoform X1 — protein MSKRRRTSSVASRQDDDTDDALSETSPIAAFIGRKKKKMDPTELCQVLYDAIRNHKKDDGNMLCDTFIRAPKRRQEPSYYEVVANPIDLLRVQQKLKTDSYEDIEELTSDVELLVNNAKAFYKPDSTEYQDACLLWDIFLLNKQKLLEALQDDTIEPKRGTRVPRKPRNLSTNDPDDASEGSKDDDFDTYEELFASVVTAMDPLDNRPLHTEFQLLPSKKLYPDYYDVIEHPVDLKLIATKIQTSAYTNLNEMEKDLLQMTKNACTFNEPGSQIYKDAKSLKKIFMTRKAEIESGKFKPTTRPKRRGHSLSAATAALKEEPESSDDEMDDNIDTEGDGPMWQLFDQLYNTANAADHPNASGAPLGESLWKLPNRRFHQDYYNTIKKPISMAQVRNKLKKGVYSNITDMTADLYLMLDNAKKAYPSTHKIHKDAVKMQKILNQKLIDTGVGQDESDTEDGDVSMPSTSSISPSAVATSMPKKKGRPRLNPTVTSPPTTANVQTVTQTPQSGSQIIMTKGRFPNNPVLKKKLLGLQKFLTDYVVAGRRPMALFMEKPSKKLYPDYYEVIQHPIDMNTIEMNIKADRYGTLDDVVGDYRLMFSNCRKYNEEGSQIFEDANILERALNEKLKEFSGIPDRRLTPKIIKSGGRKIITPLDNKLKQFYDTIRDYRESKANRLLSAVFMKLPSKSDYPDYYDIIKNPIDMEKIANKMKHQIYDNIDEMATDFMLMFENACKYNEPDSQIYKDALVLQQICLQTKQSLNRDGSEETVPDVPQAVQELLMSLFTFFYNHQDEEGRCYSDSLAELAEYDDVDGNKVRAISLDLIKRRLDKGLYKRLDIFQEDIFSCLERARRLSRTDSQVFEDSIELQSFFIKKRDEICKNGEVLSSPALSYSAMHLSAAVEAVRQSKLLQEEQEHENETETASINGESMMIDQKVYSPGDFVYYDSPDNKIPGVVYIERLWTNSENVKMMYGNLFMRPHETYHVTTRKFLEQELFKSDQHQAIPLSQLQNKCFVMCIKDYIKYRPEGFADKDVYVCESRYNSRARSFKKIKNWPFVRTNDPVKLIQRDTPIELKRIMSVFKERVEKHKGELAELQLQEALVEKEKPNVVIFSNVPEEGNVHYEQYNTICSGVVKIGDYVYVATEGGKQAIAQITSIWETKDGKSFFRGPWLLTPPEVPCAGNRLFYRQEVMLSTLQESSPLIAIVGRCSVLDYSEYTTCRQTEIPESDVYICESIYDEIKKQIRRLQGTGLRKFTHSQMVTPDEIYHFRNPVTPLRVSASEIAALQEQLKQTGTGGEMDLKTEGGDLLNMMDDSMDGGPPSVGSDFVATASPASSMHLSTPISTKKGKSGKKVVTGYILYSSEVRKSISASNPDATFGDISRIVGNEWRSLPSSEKQAWEEKATKCNEEHAAKFAEESGCSSPAPPFANDPIPNQVFECNWDKCDWQFEDPADCFEHCIADGTGHVQTHCASMPSNEVEYNCLWRGCIRLKKQAPAFPHLQRLVKHVREVHINKANGRIVQPGDRSKNYMPSKKTITVTQSPSQPIVHTTQTLPIHQSPPTNPIITSPPVEPLFVTVPPRPQRVLHSEVYIKYIEGLQNDSRFISPWEKTLKATQQTVPSVDVSRLPTQWLDSRAKENPEEVVKSLWNLRNYMMKDIIQIRRSCLD, from the exons ATGAGTAAAAGGCGAAGGACAAGCTCTGTAGCAAGTCGTCAGGATGATGATACTGATGATGCATTGTCTGAAACATCCCCAATTGCTGCATTTATTGGgcggaagaagaaaaaaatggatccA ACTGAACTCTGCCAGGTACTGTATGATGCAATAAGGAATCATAAGAAAGACGATGGGAATATGCTATGCGACACTTTCATACGAGCCCCAAAGCGTCGTCAGGAGCCGTCATACTATGAAGTCGTTGCGAATCCCATTGACCTCCTTAGGGTACAGCAAAAGCTCAAAACAGACTCCTATGAGGACATTGAGGAGCTAACGAGCGATGTTGAGTTGCTTGTGAACAATGCAAAGGCTTTTTACAAGCCAGACAGCACAGAATATCAAGATGCATGCCTGCTCTGGGATATTTTCCTGTTGAACAAGCAGAAACTTCTGGAGGCTCTTCAGGATGACACAATTGAGCCTAAGAGGGGCACACGGGTACCGAGAAAACCGCGAAATCTTTCCACAAATGACCCAGATGACGCCTCAGAGGGCAGTAAGGATGATGATTTCGATACATATGAAGAGCTTTTTGCTTCTGTAGTTACAGCGATGGATCCTTTGGACAATAGACCGCTTCATACGGAATTTCAGTTGCTGCCATCGAAGAAACTCTACCCGGACTACTATGATGTTATTGAGCATCCCGTTGATCTGAAACTTATTGCTACGAAAATTCAAACAAGCGCCTACACGAATCTCAACGAGATGGAGAAGGATCTCCTACAGATGACCAAGAATGCATGCACATTCAATGAACCCGGAAGTCAAATCTACAAAGATGCTAAATCACTCAAAAAG ATTTTCATGACACGAAAAGCTGAAATTGAAAGTGGAAAGTTCAAGCCGACAACACGCCCAAAGAGACGAGGACATAGTCTTAGTGCTGCCACTGCGGCACTTAAGGAGGAACCAGAGAGCTCAGATGATGAGATGGATGATAATATTGACACAGAAGGTGATGGCCCGATGTGGCAGCTATTTGATCAGCTCTACAACACTGCAAATGCAGCGG ATCATCCTAATGCCTCAGGCGCACCCCTCGGTGAGTCACTGTGGAAGTTGCCAAATCGTCGTTTCCATCAGGATTACTATAACACGATAAAGAAGCCCATTTCCATGGCACAAGTTAGGAATAAGCTCAAGAAGGGTGTATATTCGAATATCACCGACATGACAGCTGATTTGTATTTAATGCTGGACAATGCGAAGAAAGCATACCCATCCACGCATAAAATTCACAAGGATGCAGTGAAGATGCAAAAGATTCTCAATCAGAAGCTCATTGATACGGGCGTGGGGCAGGATGAGAGTGACACAGAGGATGGGGATGTTTCTATGCCATCTACGAGTTCTATATCCCCATCAGCTGTGGCAACGTCCATGCCGAAAAAGAAAGGTCGTCCCCGACTCAATCCCACCGTAACTTCACCACCGACTACAGCTAATGTTCAAACAGTCACTCAGACACCTCAGAGTGGGAGTCAGATAATTATGACAAAGGGACGTTTCCCCAATAATCCTGTCTTGAAGAAGAAACTTCTGGGACTGCAGAAGTTCCTCACAGATTACGTGGTGGCTGGTAGACGACCAATGGCGCTCTTCATGGAGAAACCCTCAAAGAAACTCTATCCGGACTACTACGAAGTAATACAGCATCCAATTGACATGAATACGATTGAGATGAATATCAAAGCAGATCGCTATGGGACACTGGATGATGTTGTTGGGGACTACAGGTTGATGTTTTCAAATTGTCGCAAATACAACGAAGAGGGATCGCAAATCTTTGAGGATGCAAACATCCTCGAAAGGGCGCTCAATGAGAagttaaaggaattttctggGATACCCGACAGACGTCTAACACCCAAAAt aataaaatcagGAGGAAGGAAAATCATCACTCCCCTGGATAATAAACTCAAACAATTCTACGACACCATCAGAGATTATCGTGAGAGTAAGGCTAATAGATTGCTCTCTGCTGTCTTTATGAAACTTCCATCAAAGAGT GATTATCCCGATTATTATGACATCATAAAGAATCCCATTGATATGGAGAAAATTGCCAATAAGATGAAGCATCAGATTTATGATAATATTGACGAAATGGCAACAGATTTTATGCTAATGTTTGAGAATGCGTGCAAATACAATGAGCCAGATTCTCAAATTTACAAAGACGCCCTCGTCCTTCAGCAGATTTGCTTGCAAACAAAACAATCTCTCAA TCGCGATGGGAGTGAGGAAACTGTACCAGATGTACCACAAGCTGTTCAGGAACTTTTAATGTCtctctttacatttttctacAATCATCAAGACGAGGAGGGGCGTTGCTATTCGGATTCCCTGGCAGAACTCGCGGAATATGATGATGTTGATGGGAACAAAGTCCGGGCAATATCGTTGGATTTGATCAAGAGGCGCCTCGATAAGGGGCTCTACAAGCGTTTGGATATCTTCCAAGAGGACATCTTTTCATGCCTGGAACGAGCACGTCGCCTTTCACGGACGGATTCTCAAGTATTTGAGGATTCCATTGAGTTGCAATCGTTTTTCATAAAGAAACGCGATGAAATATGCAAGAATGGCGAAGTTCTCAGTTCTCCAGCACTCAGCTATTCAGCTATGCATCTGAGTGCTGCCGTTGAGGCAGTGCGTCAGTCGAAGCTGCTGCAAGAGGAGCAGGAGCATGAAAATGAAACGGAGACAGCATCAATCAATGGGGAGAGCATGATGATTGATCAGAAAGTCTACTCCCCCGGAGATTTTGTCTACTACGACTCACCAGACAATAAAATCCCCGGTGTGGTGTATATTGAACGACTTTGGACAAATAGTGAGAATGTGAAGATGATGTATGGGAATCTCTTTATGCGACCCCATGAGACGTATCATGTGACAACGAGGAAATTCCTTGAGCAGGAATTATTCAAGAGTGACCAACATCAGGCCATTCCATTGAGTCAGTTGCAGAATAAATGCTTCGTTATGTGCATCAAGGATTACATTAAATACCGCCCTGAAGGGTTTGCGGATAAAGATGTCTACGTGTGTGAATCGAGATATAATTCGAGAGCACGTTCATTTAAGAAGATCAAAAATTGGCCATTTGTACGGACAAATGATCCAGTCAAGTTGATCCAGCGGGACACTCCGATTGAACTGAAGCGAATTATGTCTGTATTCAAGGAGCGCGTAGAGAAGCACAAGGGGGAATTGGCAGAGTTGCAGCTGCAGGAGGCTCTTGTGGAGAAGGAAAAGCCAAATGTGGTGATCTTTTCGAATGTCCCAGAAGAGGGGAATGTTCACTATGAGCAATACAATACAATTTGTAGTGGTGTGGTGAAGATTGGAGACTACGTCTATGTGGCGACTGAGGGTGGAAAACAAGCCATAGCACAGATCACGTCAATTTGGGAAACGAAAGA CGGAAAATCCTTCTTCCGTGGTCCATGGCTACTTACACCCCCCGAGGTACCATGTGCTGGAAATAGACTCTTCTACAGGCAGGAAGTCATGTTGTCCACTCTTCAGGAGAGCAGCCCCCTGATTGCCATTGTAGGACGTTGCTCCGTGCTTGATTATTCCGAATATACAACGTGTCGCCAAACGGAAATTCCCGAGAGTGATGTTTACATCTGCGAATCAATTTACGATGAGATAAAGAAGCAAATCCGTCGACTTCAGGGTACGGGTCTAAGGAAGTTTACGCACAGCCAAATGGTGACTCCAGATGAGATTTATCACTTCCGGAATCCCGTAACACCGCTGCGTGTCAGTGCATCGGAGATTGCGGCTCTGCAGGAGCAACTGAAGCAAACGGGCACAGGTGGTGAAATGGACTTGAAAACCGAGGGTGGAGATCTTCTGAATATGATGGATGATTCAATGGACGGAGGACCACCTTCTGTGGGATCAGACTTTGTGGCAACTGCCTCTCCGGCATCTTCTATGCACCTATCTACGCCAATTTCCACGAAGAAGGGCAAAAGTGGGAAGAAAGTCGTCACGGGGTACATTCTCTACTCCAGTGAGGTACGCAAGAGTATCAGTGCGAGCAATCCTGATGCCACATTTGGTGACATCTCACGCATTGTTGGCAATGAATGGCGTTCGCTGCCGTCGTCAGAGAAGCAAGCATGGGAGGAGAAGGCGACAAAATGCAATGAGGAGCATGCAGCAAAATTTGCCGAAGAATCCGGATGTTCCAGTCCAGCACCACCATTTGCCAATGATCCCATCCCCAATCAGGTGTTTGAGTGCAACTGGGATAAATGTGATTGGCAATTTGAGGATCCCGCCGATTGTTTTGAGCACTGTATTGCCGATGGGACTGGGCATGTTCAGACACACTGTGCCAGCATGCCGTCCAATGAGGTGGAGTACAATTGTTTGTGGCGCGGATGTATTCGTCTCAAGAAACAAGCGCCGGCATTCCCGCATCTCCAGCGACTTGTAAAACATGTGCGAGAGGTGCACATCAACAAAGCGAATGGACGCATTGTGCAGCCAGGCGATAGGAGCAA AAACTATATGCCGTCCAAGAAAACAATTACCGTCACTCAAAGTCCATCTCAACCAATTGTCCATACCACCCAAACTTTACCCATACATCAAAGTCCTCCTACTAATCCGa TTATCACATCACCTCCAGTTGAGCCACTCTTTGTGACTGTCCCGCCACGTCCGCAGCGGGTATTGCACTCGGAGGTGTACATAAAGTACATAGAGGGCCTTCAGAATGATTCGAGATTCATTAGTCCGTGGGAGAAGACGCTCAAAGCAACGCAGCAGACAGTGCCATCCGTTGATGTAAGTCGTTTGCCCACACAGTGGTTGGATTCCCGGGCAAAGGAGAATCCCGAGGAGGTGGTAAAGTCACTCTGGAACTTAAGGAACTACATGATGAAGGATATTATTCAAATCAGGAGGAGTTGCTTGGATTGA
- the LOC129797643 gene encoding D-aspartate oxidase — MKKIAVIGAGVNGLSSAVQVAEHFYSDAQVVLVSDDISPNTTGDGSAGLWEPYLVSLDETVLKWSEDTHRFFHDLWKSGLAPEVGVCLQPIIRVVSNAKNYDIPKWSKIPFGCTSLSEDQLRILSQDHKKNYTGGIHFVSFTCEPTKLLPYLLKRFLNAGGRMERKRVESIDELAKEEYDLIINCTGLGSQKLANDPKVHPIRGQVTRVHAPWLYATYVNDSDDGNYIIVNTDTTVLGGTRQVNDYNTKVSEEDDKHIQEGCEAVEPSLKDAKVVKKWVGLRPARDNIRLEKVEFVAQDGTKVPLIHNYGHGGSGVCLAWGCGKAVLQLAQEIFREEIKSKL, encoded by the exons atgaagaagatcGCTGTAATTGGTGCTGGAGTGAATGGACTGAGTTCTGCTGTGCAAGTGGCTGAACATTTTTACAGCGATGCGCAAGTTGTGCTAGTGTCTGATGATATTTCACCAAATACTACGGGAGATGGCTCAGCCGGTCTCTGGGAGCCTTATCTCGTGAGTCTCGATGAGACTGTTCT GAAATGGTCAGAAGACACCCATAGATTTTTTCACGACCTCTGGAAAAGTGGCCTCGCCCCGGAGGTAGGTGTGTGCCTGCAGCCAATAATTCGTGTTGTTAGCAATGCGAAGAATTACGACATCCCCAAATGGTCGAAGATTCCCTTCGGCTGCACATCCCTGTCTGAGGATCAGCTGAGAATTCTAAGTCAAGATCACAAGAAGAACTACACGGGAGGCATTCACTTTGTCTCCTTCACTTGTGAACCTACAAAATTGCTGCCCTACCTCCTCAAGAGATTCCTAAATGCTGGTGGACGAATGGAAAGGAAGCGTGTGGAATCCATTGATGAACTTGCCAAGGAGGAGTATGATTTAATAATCAACTGCACGGGTTTGGGATCGCAGAAGTTGGCCAATGATCCCAAAGTTCACCCAATTCGTGGACAAGTGACAAGAGTACATGCTCCATGGCTCTATGCAACCTACGTGAATGATTCCGATGATGGGAATTACATCATCGTCAATACGGATACAACAGTTCTCGGTGGAACACGTCAAGTGAATGATTACAACACAAAAGTTTCAGAGGAAGATGATAAACACATCCAGGAAGGATGTGAAGCTGTTGAACCTTCCCTGAAGGATGCTAAAGTTGTGAAAAAGTGGGTGGGTTTGAGACCAGCACGCGACAACATTCGTCTCGAGAAGGTGGAGTTTGTGGCACAAGATGGAACGAAAGTTCCTCTAATTCACAACTACGGACATGGTGGAAGTGGGGTCTGTCTCGCATGGGGCTGCGGTAAGGCTGTCCTTCAGTTGGCACAGGAAATTTTCCGAGAAGAGATTAAAAGCAAATTATAg
- the LOC129797429 gene encoding protein polybromo-1 isoform X2 yields the protein MSKRRRTSSVASRQDDDTDDALSETSPIAAFIGRKKKKMDPTELCQVLYDAIRNHKKDDGNMLCDTFIRAPKRRQEPSYYEVVANPIDLLRVQQKLKTDSYEDIEELTSDVELLVNNAKAFYKPDSTEYQDACLLWDIFLLNKQKLLEALQDDTIEPKRGTRVPRKPRNLSTNDPDDASEGSKDDDFDTYEELFASVVTAMDPLDNRPLHTEFQLLPSKKLYPDYYDVIEHPVDLKLIATKIQTSAYTNLNEMEKDLLQMTKNACTFNEPGSQIYKDAKSLKKIFMTRKAEIESGKFKPTTRPKRRGHSLSAATAALKEEPESSDDEMDDNIDTEGDGPMWQLFDQLYNTANAAGAPLGESLWKLPNRRFHQDYYNTIKKPISMAQVRNKLKKGVYSNITDMTADLYLMLDNAKKAYPSTHKIHKDAVKMQKILNQKLIDTGVGQDESDTEDGDVSMPSTSSISPSAVATSMPKKKGRPRLNPTVTSPPTTANVQTVTQTPQSGSQIIMTKGRFPNNPVLKKKLLGLQKFLTDYVVAGRRPMALFMEKPSKKLYPDYYEVIQHPIDMNTIEMNIKADRYGTLDDVVGDYRLMFSNCRKYNEEGSQIFEDANILERALNEKLKEFSGIPDRRLTPKIIKSGGRKIITPLDNKLKQFYDTIRDYRESKANRLLSAVFMKLPSKSDYPDYYDIIKNPIDMEKIANKMKHQIYDNIDEMATDFMLMFENACKYNEPDSQIYKDALVLQQICLQTKQSLNRDGSEETVPDVPQAVQELLMSLFTFFYNHQDEEGRCYSDSLAELAEYDDVDGNKVRAISLDLIKRRLDKGLYKRLDIFQEDIFSCLERARRLSRTDSQVFEDSIELQSFFIKKRDEICKNGEVLSSPALSYSAMHLSAAVEAVRQSKLLQEEQEHENETETASINGESMMIDQKVYSPGDFVYYDSPDNKIPGVVYIERLWTNSENVKMMYGNLFMRPHETYHVTTRKFLEQELFKSDQHQAIPLSQLQNKCFVMCIKDYIKYRPEGFADKDVYVCESRYNSRARSFKKIKNWPFVRTNDPVKLIQRDTPIELKRIMSVFKERVEKHKGELAELQLQEALVEKEKPNVVIFSNVPEEGNVHYEQYNTICSGVVKIGDYVYVATEGGKQAIAQITSIWETKDGKSFFRGPWLLTPPEVPCAGNRLFYRQEVMLSTLQESSPLIAIVGRCSVLDYSEYTTCRQTEIPESDVYICESIYDEIKKQIRRLQGTGLRKFTHSQMVTPDEIYHFRNPVTPLRVSASEIAALQEQLKQTGTGGEMDLKTEGGDLLNMMDDSMDGGPPSVGSDFVATASPASSMHLSTPISTKKGKSGKKVVTGYILYSSEVRKSISASNPDATFGDISRIVGNEWRSLPSSEKQAWEEKATKCNEEHAAKFAEESGCSSPAPPFANDPIPNQVFECNWDKCDWQFEDPADCFEHCIADGTGHVQTHCASMPSNEVEYNCLWRGCIRLKKQAPAFPHLQRLVKHVREVHINKANGRIVQPGDRSKNYMPSKKTITVTQSPSQPIVHTTQTLPIHQSPPTNPIITSPPVEPLFVTVPPRPQRVLHSEVYIKYIEGLQNDSRFISPWEKTLKATQQTVPSVDVSRLPTQWLDSRAKENPEEVVKSLWNLRNYMMKDIIQIRRSCLD from the exons ATGAGTAAAAGGCGAAGGACAAGCTCTGTAGCAAGTCGTCAGGATGATGATACTGATGATGCATTGTCTGAAACATCCCCAATTGCTGCATTTATTGGgcggaagaagaaaaaaatggatccA ACTGAACTCTGCCAGGTACTGTATGATGCAATAAGGAATCATAAGAAAGACGATGGGAATATGCTATGCGACACTTTCATACGAGCCCCAAAGCGTCGTCAGGAGCCGTCATACTATGAAGTCGTTGCGAATCCCATTGACCTCCTTAGGGTACAGCAAAAGCTCAAAACAGACTCCTATGAGGACATTGAGGAGCTAACGAGCGATGTTGAGTTGCTTGTGAACAATGCAAAGGCTTTTTACAAGCCAGACAGCACAGAATATCAAGATGCATGCCTGCTCTGGGATATTTTCCTGTTGAACAAGCAGAAACTTCTGGAGGCTCTTCAGGATGACACAATTGAGCCTAAGAGGGGCACACGGGTACCGAGAAAACCGCGAAATCTTTCCACAAATGACCCAGATGACGCCTCAGAGGGCAGTAAGGATGATGATTTCGATACATATGAAGAGCTTTTTGCTTCTGTAGTTACAGCGATGGATCCTTTGGACAATAGACCGCTTCATACGGAATTTCAGTTGCTGCCATCGAAGAAACTCTACCCGGACTACTATGATGTTATTGAGCATCCCGTTGATCTGAAACTTATTGCTACGAAAATTCAAACAAGCGCCTACACGAATCTCAACGAGATGGAGAAGGATCTCCTACAGATGACCAAGAATGCATGCACATTCAATGAACCCGGAAGTCAAATCTACAAAGATGCTAAATCACTCAAAAAG ATTTTCATGACACGAAAAGCTGAAATTGAAAGTGGAAAGTTCAAGCCGACAACACGCCCAAAGAGACGAGGACATAGTCTTAGTGCTGCCACTGCGGCACTTAAGGAGGAACCAGAGAGCTCAGATGATGAGATGGATGATAATATTGACACAGAAGGTGATGGCCCGATGTGGCAGCTATTTGATCAGCTCTACAACACTGCAAATGCAGCGG GCGCACCCCTCGGTGAGTCACTGTGGAAGTTGCCAAATCGTCGTTTCCATCAGGATTACTATAACACGATAAAGAAGCCCATTTCCATGGCACAAGTTAGGAATAAGCTCAAGAAGGGTGTATATTCGAATATCACCGACATGACAGCTGATTTGTATTTAATGCTGGACAATGCGAAGAAAGCATACCCATCCACGCATAAAATTCACAAGGATGCAGTGAAGATGCAAAAGATTCTCAATCAGAAGCTCATTGATACGGGCGTGGGGCAGGATGAGAGTGACACAGAGGATGGGGATGTTTCTATGCCATCTACGAGTTCTATATCCCCATCAGCTGTGGCAACGTCCATGCCGAAAAAGAAAGGTCGTCCCCGACTCAATCCCACCGTAACTTCACCACCGACTACAGCTAATGTTCAAACAGTCACTCAGACACCTCAGAGTGGGAGTCAGATAATTATGACAAAGGGACGTTTCCCCAATAATCCTGTCTTGAAGAAGAAACTTCTGGGACTGCAGAAGTTCCTCACAGATTACGTGGTGGCTGGTAGACGACCAATGGCGCTCTTCATGGAGAAACCCTCAAAGAAACTCTATCCGGACTACTACGAAGTAATACAGCATCCAATTGACATGAATACGATTGAGATGAATATCAAAGCAGATCGCTATGGGACACTGGATGATGTTGTTGGGGACTACAGGTTGATGTTTTCAAATTGTCGCAAATACAACGAAGAGGGATCGCAAATCTTTGAGGATGCAAACATCCTCGAAAGGGCGCTCAATGAGAagttaaaggaattttctggGATACCCGACAGACGTCTAACACCCAAAAt aataaaatcagGAGGAAGGAAAATCATCACTCCCCTGGATAATAAACTCAAACAATTCTACGACACCATCAGAGATTATCGTGAGAGTAAGGCTAATAGATTGCTCTCTGCTGTCTTTATGAAACTTCCATCAAAGAGT GATTATCCCGATTATTATGACATCATAAAGAATCCCATTGATATGGAGAAAATTGCCAATAAGATGAAGCATCAGATTTATGATAATATTGACGAAATGGCAACAGATTTTATGCTAATGTTTGAGAATGCGTGCAAATACAATGAGCCAGATTCTCAAATTTACAAAGACGCCCTCGTCCTTCAGCAGATTTGCTTGCAAACAAAACAATCTCTCAA TCGCGATGGGAGTGAGGAAACTGTACCAGATGTACCACAAGCTGTTCAGGAACTTTTAATGTCtctctttacatttttctacAATCATCAAGACGAGGAGGGGCGTTGCTATTCGGATTCCCTGGCAGAACTCGCGGAATATGATGATGTTGATGGGAACAAAGTCCGGGCAATATCGTTGGATTTGATCAAGAGGCGCCTCGATAAGGGGCTCTACAAGCGTTTGGATATCTTCCAAGAGGACATCTTTTCATGCCTGGAACGAGCACGTCGCCTTTCACGGACGGATTCTCAAGTATTTGAGGATTCCATTGAGTTGCAATCGTTTTTCATAAAGAAACGCGATGAAATATGCAAGAATGGCGAAGTTCTCAGTTCTCCAGCACTCAGCTATTCAGCTATGCATCTGAGTGCTGCCGTTGAGGCAGTGCGTCAGTCGAAGCTGCTGCAAGAGGAGCAGGAGCATGAAAATGAAACGGAGACAGCATCAATCAATGGGGAGAGCATGATGATTGATCAGAAAGTCTACTCCCCCGGAGATTTTGTCTACTACGACTCACCAGACAATAAAATCCCCGGTGTGGTGTATATTGAACGACTTTGGACAAATAGTGAGAATGTGAAGATGATGTATGGGAATCTCTTTATGCGACCCCATGAGACGTATCATGTGACAACGAGGAAATTCCTTGAGCAGGAATTATTCAAGAGTGACCAACATCAGGCCATTCCATTGAGTCAGTTGCAGAATAAATGCTTCGTTATGTGCATCAAGGATTACATTAAATACCGCCCTGAAGGGTTTGCGGATAAAGATGTCTACGTGTGTGAATCGAGATATAATTCGAGAGCACGTTCATTTAAGAAGATCAAAAATTGGCCATTTGTACGGACAAATGATCCAGTCAAGTTGATCCAGCGGGACACTCCGATTGAACTGAAGCGAATTATGTCTGTATTCAAGGAGCGCGTAGAGAAGCACAAGGGGGAATTGGCAGAGTTGCAGCTGCAGGAGGCTCTTGTGGAGAAGGAAAAGCCAAATGTGGTGATCTTTTCGAATGTCCCAGAAGAGGGGAATGTTCACTATGAGCAATACAATACAATTTGTAGTGGTGTGGTGAAGATTGGAGACTACGTCTATGTGGCGACTGAGGGTGGAAAACAAGCCATAGCACAGATCACGTCAATTTGGGAAACGAAAGA CGGAAAATCCTTCTTCCGTGGTCCATGGCTACTTACACCCCCCGAGGTACCATGTGCTGGAAATAGACTCTTCTACAGGCAGGAAGTCATGTTGTCCACTCTTCAGGAGAGCAGCCCCCTGATTGCCATTGTAGGACGTTGCTCCGTGCTTGATTATTCCGAATATACAACGTGTCGCCAAACGGAAATTCCCGAGAGTGATGTTTACATCTGCGAATCAATTTACGATGAGATAAAGAAGCAAATCCGTCGACTTCAGGGTACGGGTCTAAGGAAGTTTACGCACAGCCAAATGGTGACTCCAGATGAGATTTATCACTTCCGGAATCCCGTAACACCGCTGCGTGTCAGTGCATCGGAGATTGCGGCTCTGCAGGAGCAACTGAAGCAAACGGGCACAGGTGGTGAAATGGACTTGAAAACCGAGGGTGGAGATCTTCTGAATATGATGGATGATTCAATGGACGGAGGACCACCTTCTGTGGGATCAGACTTTGTGGCAACTGCCTCTCCGGCATCTTCTATGCACCTATCTACGCCAATTTCCACGAAGAAGGGCAAAAGTGGGAAGAAAGTCGTCACGGGGTACATTCTCTACTCCAGTGAGGTACGCAAGAGTATCAGTGCGAGCAATCCTGATGCCACATTTGGTGACATCTCACGCATTGTTGGCAATGAATGGCGTTCGCTGCCGTCGTCAGAGAAGCAAGCATGGGAGGAGAAGGCGACAAAATGCAATGAGGAGCATGCAGCAAAATTTGCCGAAGAATCCGGATGTTCCAGTCCAGCACCACCATTTGCCAATGATCCCATCCCCAATCAGGTGTTTGAGTGCAACTGGGATAAATGTGATTGGCAATTTGAGGATCCCGCCGATTGTTTTGAGCACTGTATTGCCGATGGGACTGGGCATGTTCAGACACACTGTGCCAGCATGCCGTCCAATGAGGTGGAGTACAATTGTTTGTGGCGCGGATGTATTCGTCTCAAGAAACAAGCGCCGGCATTCCCGCATCTCCAGCGACTTGTAAAACATGTGCGAGAGGTGCACATCAACAAAGCGAATGGACGCATTGTGCAGCCAGGCGATAGGAGCAA AAACTATATGCCGTCCAAGAAAACAATTACCGTCACTCAAAGTCCATCTCAACCAATTGTCCATACCACCCAAACTTTACCCATACATCAAAGTCCTCCTACTAATCCGa TTATCACATCACCTCCAGTTGAGCCACTCTTTGTGACTGTCCCGCCACGTCCGCAGCGGGTATTGCACTCGGAGGTGTACATAAAGTACATAGAGGGCCTTCAGAATGATTCGAGATTCATTAGTCCGTGGGAGAAGACGCTCAAAGCAACGCAGCAGACAGTGCCATCCGTTGATGTAAGTCGTTTGCCCACACAGTGGTTGGATTCCCGGGCAAAGGAGAATCCCGAGGAGGTGGTAAAGTCACTCTGGAACTTAAGGAACTACATGATGAAGGATATTATTCAAATCAGGAGGAGTTGCTTGGATTGA